Proteins co-encoded in one Gracilimonas sediminicola genomic window:
- a CDS encoding DUF2141 domain-containing protein has protein sequence MKHFLFLSAFLLTSFTLWAQEISYPEDERRMSTFELKIEGIDRVEGEIRIALFDSEKEYNKKENPLYAVVLSVDDETITWSQDSLYFGEYAIAVYHDKNENGELDSNLLGIPKEAYGFSNNARGRFGPASWKDAHFSINSERSTMAIEIK, from the coding sequence ATGAAACACTTCCTGTTTCTTAGTGCTTTTTTACTTACTTCATTCACGCTTTGGGCCCAGGAAATATCCTATCCGGAAGACGAGCGAAGAATGTCCACCTTTGAACTGAAAATTGAGGGTATCGATAGAGTTGAGGGGGAGATCAGGATTGCCCTTTTTGATTCGGAGAAGGAGTATAATAAGAAAGAAAATCCACTCTACGCCGTGGTGCTATCTGTTGATGATGAAACAATTACCTGGTCGCAGGACAGCCTGTATTTTGGAGAATACGCCATTGCCGTATATCATGATAAAAACGAGAACGGTGAGCTCGACTCCAACTTACTCGGTATCCCCAAAGAAGCTTACGGCTTTTCGAATAATGCCCGGGGACGTTTTGGTCCGGCTTCCTGGAAAGATGCTCACTTCAGCATCAATTCTGAAAGATCAACCATGGCAATAGAGATTAAATAA
- a CDS encoding ABC transporter permease, producing the protein MQQIIKSVSIALQNIKANPLHTFLSTLGIIIGVASLVAILALGDGLEQTGREQIETTTSVQMMSVTPRTVDLVNDVRVPRDTVYEFGIAEARAIEEIVSEWGYTELLAQSSRLATLQDSSLAIYIQATLDNVPHFTESEINGRYFNRAEVESAARKAVLTAPLARKWSPDSELLIGETITFEGTTFEIIGILEEESRGAQVMIPMSTYRPVVKGSNPANLVFKSRKVEDIPQMRAEVEAWLDQNYTEGTEAFSVFTYEGRVEQLSQGILVFKLVMGAITGISVLVGGIGIMNVLLISVTERTREIGIRKATGARKKDIVMQFISESVTISIVGCIIGWVVGVLGVFGLVELINRFTDFGFQAALSVDTVGVVLIVAIIVGMVFGTYPAWKAANLTPVDAIRHE; encoded by the coding sequence ATGCAGCAGATTATAAAATCGGTTTCCATTGCCCTTCAGAATATCAAAGCCAATCCCTTACACACCTTTTTATCCACGCTTGGAATCATTATCGGGGTGGCTTCTTTAGTAGCCATACTTGCCCTTGGTGACGGATTGGAGCAAACGGGCCGGGAGCAAATCGAGACTACAACCTCAGTACAAATGATGTCGGTAACCCCCAGAACAGTAGATCTTGTAAATGATGTGAGGGTTCCCAGAGATACCGTTTATGAATTTGGAATTGCAGAGGCACGAGCGATTGAAGAAATAGTAAGTGAATGGGGGTACACCGAACTGCTTGCTCAAAGCTCCCGCCTGGCTACGCTACAGGACTCTTCGTTGGCAATTTATATTCAGGCCACCTTAGATAACGTTCCTCATTTCACTGAATCTGAAATCAATGGGAGATATTTCAATCGTGCTGAAGTAGAGAGTGCCGCCCGGAAAGCTGTACTTACCGCACCTTTGGCTCGAAAATGGTCACCGGATAGCGAACTTTTGATTGGAGAAACCATCACCTTTGAAGGAACAACCTTTGAAATCATTGGGATTTTGGAAGAAGAGTCACGAGGCGCTCAGGTGATGATTCCCATGAGTACATACCGGCCGGTAGTGAAAGGGAGTAATCCCGCCAACCTGGTATTCAAAAGCCGGAAAGTGGAAGATATTCCCCAAATGAGAGCGGAAGTTGAAGCCTGGCTGGATCAAAACTATACAGAAGGTACAGAGGCCTTTTCGGTATTTACGTATGAGGGAAGGGTGGAGCAGTTAAGTCAGGGCATACTGGTTTTTAAACTGGTGATGGGAGCGATTACCGGCATTTCCGTACTGGTTGGCGGGATTGGAATTATGAACGTACTGCTCATTTCTGTAACCGAACGGACCAGGGAAATCGGAATCCGAAAAGCCACGGGGGCCCGAAAGAAAGATATCGTGATGCAGTTTATTTCGGAGTCAGTGACCATTTCCATCGTGGGGTGCATCATCGGATGGGTGGTAGGAGTTCTCGGAGTATTCGGGCTGGTCGAACTGATAAACCGATTTACCGACTTTGGATTTCAGGCGGCTCTTAGCGTAGATACGGTAGGGGTAGTTTTAATCGTAGCTATTATTGTGGGGATGGTTTTTGGAACTTATCCTGCCTGGAAAGCAGCTAATTTGACCCCTGTGGATGCTATCCGGCATGAATGA
- a CDS encoding GNAT family N-acetyltransferase, whose protein sequence is MLDSLHHQRKVWNFKLYPMQIKHDTAETKGSFYIEREGKRVAEMTYSKAGPERIIIDHTEVADEARGEGLGKKLVYQAVEFARENNLKILPLCPFARSVFSKNPEIRDVT, encoded by the coding sequence ATGTTAGATTCTCTGCATCACCAGAGAAAAGTATGGAACTTCAAATTATACCCGATGCAAATAAAACACGATACCGCTGAAACCAAAGGCTCCTTTTACATAGAACGAGAAGGTAAACGAGTTGCCGAAATGACCTACTCCAAAGCCGGACCTGAACGTATTATCATTGATCATACCGAGGTAGCCGATGAAGCGCGCGGTGAAGGATTAGGAAAGAAACTGGTTTATCAAGCTGTGGAATTTGCCCGGGAAAATAACCTGAAGATATTACCGCTGTGTCCTTTTGCACGCTCTGTTTTTAGCAAGAATCCTGAGATCAGGGATGTGACTTAA
- a CDS encoding FitA-like ribbon-helix-helix domain-containing protein has translation MPTNITIKGIPDDVYESIRKKAELNHRSINSEVIVNLKKAVQSTPVDSRHIIEQAKKLREKAKGSLSLKEVQLAIEEGRP, from the coding sequence ATGCCTACAAATATTACCATTAAAGGGATTCCGGATGATGTGTACGAAAGCATCAGGAAGAAAGCGGAGTTAAATCATCGCAGCATTAACAGTGAAGTAATAGTAAACCTGAAAAAAGCAGTTCAAAGTACGCCGGTTGATTCCCGCCACATTATTGAACAGGCAAAAAAACTCAGAGAAAAAGCCAAAGGTTCATTGTCTTTGAAAGAGGTACAGCTTGCCATTGAAGAAGGCCGCCCGTGA
- a CDS encoding type II toxin-antitoxin system VapC family toxin: MIVADTNVLASLCLPNGMEEIADQVMEKDPEWIAPVLWKPEFRNVLALYFRKEIFDLPTILQIMEQAEALMTSNEFQVNSTQVLSFVKDSTCSAYDCEFIALADDAGVPLLTFDQKILTEFPSLAIHPKSFV; this comes from the coding sequence GTGATAGTAGCTGATACCAATGTACTAGCCAGTTTGTGTTTGCCTAACGGGATGGAAGAAATAGCTGATCAGGTGATGGAAAAGGATCCGGAATGGATTGCACCCGTTCTGTGGAAACCGGAATTCCGGAATGTTCTGGCACTGTATTTCAGAAAAGAAATCTTTGATCTCCCAACCATTCTGCAAATCATGGAGCAGGCTGAAGCCTTAATGACATCGAATGAATTTCAGGTAAACTCAACACAGGTACTCAGTTTTGTAAAAGATTCCACCTGCTCAGCTTATGATTGTGAATTCATTGCACTGGCAGACGATGCAGGAGTGCCACTGCTAACATTTGACCAGAAGATTCTCACTGAATTCCCATCTTTAGCTATACACCCCAAAAGCTTTGTCTGA
- a CDS encoding 1,4-dihydroxy-2-naphthoyl-CoA synthase: MNWQTVKEYEDITYKKLNGVARIAFNRPEIRNAFRPKTVFELYEALSDAKEDNDIGVVLLSGEGPSPKDGKWAFCSGGDQNVRSKTGYKADDGIARLNILEVQRLIRFMPKVVIAVVPGWAVGGGHSLHVVCDLTLASKEHAIFKQTDADVASFDGGFGSALLARQVGQKRAREIFFLGANYSAQEAFEMGMVNRVVPHEELEETAYEWAQEILAKSPTAIKMIKFAFNAIDDGMVGQQVFAGEATRLAYMTDEAEEGRNAFLEKRKPNWDKFDRSPS, translated from the coding sequence ATGAACTGGCAAACCGTCAAAGAATACGAAGACATCACCTATAAGAAATTGAATGGCGTGGCGAGAATCGCATTTAACCGGCCGGAAATCCGGAATGCATTTCGTCCTAAAACGGTGTTTGAGCTGTATGAGGCTTTAAGTGATGCCAAAGAGGATAATGATATTGGTGTTGTACTGTTGAGCGGTGAAGGGCCTTCTCCCAAAGACGGCAAATGGGCATTCTGCTCAGGTGGAGATCAAAATGTGCGTTCCAAAACCGGGTATAAAGCCGATGATGGCATTGCACGACTCAATATACTGGAAGTGCAGCGACTCATCCGGTTCATGCCCAAAGTAGTGATTGCCGTGGTTCCCGGCTGGGCTGTGGGTGGCGGACACAGCCTGCATGTAGTTTGCGACCTTACCCTGGCTAGTAAAGAACACGCTATCTTCAAACAAACGGATGCCGATGTTGCCAGCTTTGACGGCGGATTCGGTTCTGCCCTGCTTGCCCGACAGGTAGGACAAAAACGTGCCCGGGAAATTTTCTTCCTTGGTGCCAACTATTCTGCTCAGGAAGCTTTTGAAATGGGAATGGTGAATCGCGTAGTTCCTCATGAAGAACTTGAAGAAACAGCTTATGAATGGGCACAGGAAATACTGGCTAAAAGTCCGACAGCCATCAAGATGATCAAGTTTGCCTTTAATGCGATTGATGACGGCATGGTGGGTCAGCAGGTATTTGCCGGAGAAGCCACTCGCCTTGCTTATATGACCGACGAAGCCGAAGAAGGTCGCAATGCCTTCCTCGAGAAACGTAAGCCCAACTGGGACAAATTTGACCGTTCACCTTCATAA
- the menH gene encoding 2-succinyl-6-hydroxy-2,4-cyclohexadiene-1-carboxylate synthase, with product MNIRVRGISYHIDIQQELATLPNLILLHGFMGSGKQFDHLIPELKKFCNPITIDLLGHGKTEGAELHYRFSTKEQVADLTKLISEQLQIPLFLYGYSMGGRLAIQLALHRPDLYKGLILESSTFGIEGETEQQARQSLDARRSDAITGNFEGFLEDWAKMPLFNSANPAPELIDKMNEIQQNQNPFWLANSLQGFGTGTMPCVRNRLGEIPIPVQLLVGEKDSKFLHINRQMEKELREPELAVVKDAGHRVHLDQPEQLIAQLKNFIQNHR from the coding sequence ATGAATATTCGCGTAAGAGGCATCTCTTATCACATTGATATTCAACAGGAACTTGCAACACTGCCCAACCTTATACTCCTTCACGGTTTTATGGGAAGCGGAAAGCAGTTTGATCACCTGATTCCTGAACTCAAGAAATTCTGCAATCCCATTACCATTGACCTGCTGGGACACGGAAAAACCGAAGGCGCTGAACTCCACTACCGCTTTTCCACCAAAGAACAGGTCGCCGATCTCACCAAACTAATCAGTGAGCAGTTACAGATTCCCCTTTTTCTATACGGGTATAGCATGGGTGGACGATTAGCCATTCAGCTTGCCCTCCACCGCCCCGATTTGTATAAAGGGTTGATTCTCGAAAGCAGCACCTTTGGCATTGAGGGAGAAACCGAGCAACAAGCCCGGCAGTCTCTGGATGCCCGCCGCTCGGATGCCATCACCGGAAATTTTGAAGGGTTCCTGGAAGACTGGGCAAAGATGCCGCTGTTTAATTCAGCAAATCCGGCTCCTGAACTGATTGATAAGATGAACGAGATTCAACAAAACCAAAACCCGTTTTGGCTGGCCAACAGTTTGCAGGGGTTCGGAACCGGCACCATGCCTTGTGTTAGAAACCGGCTGGGTGAAATTCCTATTCCCGTACAGTTACTGGTCGGTGAAAAGGATTCGAAATTTCTGCACATCAACCGGCAGATGGAGAAAGAGCTCCGTGAACCGGAATTAGCGGTTGTGAAAGACGCCGGCCACCGCGTACATTTAGATCAGCCTGAACAGCTGATAGCTCAACTTAAAAATTTCATTCAAAACCATCGTTAG
- the menD gene encoding 2-succinyl-5-enolpyruvyl-6-hydroxy-3-cyclohexene-1-carboxylic-acid synthase: MQENEPQNAAFYWSTTFVRSLFEEGIEHVVISPGSRSTALTLAFAAHSGFKKHVAIDERSAAFTALGIGKYTGNPAFLVCTSGTAAANYYPAVIEAAQSGIPMIILSADRPPHYRGLGASQTIDQLKLFGNYPVFFHEVGEPDTHQRSLNRLKLAASQAVQQSVQKEGVAHLNFPFTKPFEPDQKYLRQVEFENEKQSRRPSPKYSREDGEIEMGETFWSDLISAERPLIVVGPTNKSDRLQFITPLARALDAPILAEPGSQVPTSRHTIQGFDGFLKNETNREELNADLILRFGAQPVSKGVNEFLDKHSEAMQICFMGPNRWVDGSLSSDKQVTLKGPLKIPEVTGAADKEWMKKWRKIEKDFKTFREQQLHPSAPITDGYVFSKVMENIPKKAFTMLSNSFPVRDMSLFGEFDGKDIYVNRGAAGIDGITSTALGISIASEKPGVLFVGDISFLHDTNGLLMAKKIKHPLVIVLLNNGGGTIFRMLPVHQIMSKYTSYFETPQTAKVAALCRAHNIDHTLVSRPEQIIATFERLIQRNGVHVMECMTGADESMEQRHALWNFDIKKDT; the protein is encoded by the coding sequence ATGCAAGAAAATGAACCGCAAAATGCTGCCTTCTACTGGAGCACTACATTCGTACGCTCCCTGTTTGAAGAAGGCATTGAACACGTTGTAATATCTCCGGGCTCCCGCTCCACGGCTTTAACCCTTGCTTTTGCCGCTCATTCCGGATTCAAAAAGCATGTAGCTATTGATGAGCGTTCTGCCGCTTTTACCGCCCTTGGTATTGGTAAATACACCGGGAATCCGGCCTTTTTAGTTTGTACATCCGGTACAGCTGCCGCCAATTATTATCCGGCTGTGATTGAAGCTGCTCAGTCCGGTATTCCTATGATTATTTTGAGTGCCGACCGCCCCCCTCATTATCGCGGATTGGGAGCCTCACAAACCATAGATCAGTTGAAGCTGTTTGGCAACTACCCCGTCTTTTTTCATGAGGTTGGAGAACCGGATACTCATCAAAGAAGTTTAAACCGCCTGAAGCTGGCTGCATCACAGGCCGTTCAGCAATCAGTGCAAAAAGAAGGGGTTGCCCATTTAAACTTCCCGTTTACAAAACCTTTTGAGCCGGACCAGAAATACCTTCGGCAGGTTGAATTTGAGAATGAAAAGCAATCGCGCAGGCCGTCACCTAAATACAGCCGGGAAGATGGCGAAATCGAAATGGGAGAAACTTTTTGGTCGGATCTTATCTCTGCCGAACGCCCGCTGATTGTGGTTGGTCCTACCAATAAATCGGATCGGTTACAGTTTATCACTCCGCTTGCACGCGCCCTGGATGCCCCCATTTTAGCAGAACCCGGTTCACAGGTGCCTACTTCAAGGCATACCATTCAGGGATTTGATGGATTCCTTAAAAATGAAACCAACCGGGAAGAGTTAAACGCCGATTTAATCCTTCGTTTTGGTGCTCAACCCGTCAGTAAGGGGGTCAACGAGTTCCTTGACAAACACTCCGAAGCGATGCAAATCTGCTTTATGGGGCCCAACCGATGGGTAGATGGAAGCTTATCCTCCGACAAGCAGGTTACGCTCAAAGGTCCGTTGAAAATTCCGGAAGTGACCGGTGCTGCAGATAAAGAATGGATGAAAAAGTGGCGCAAAATTGAAAAGGATTTCAAAACATTTCGGGAGCAGCAACTCCACCCTTCCGCCCCCATCACGGATGGTTATGTGTTTTCTAAAGTGATGGAAAATATCCCAAAAAAGGCTTTCACTATGCTTTCCAACTCTTTCCCGGTCCGGGATATGTCTTTATTTGGGGAATTTGACGGGAAGGATATTTACGTAAACCGGGGCGCTGCCGGCATTGATGGCATTACTTCCACGGCATTAGGAATAAGTATCGCATCTGAGAAACCGGGCGTTCTGTTTGTAGGTGATATTTCCTTTTTGCATGATACCAATGGCTTATTGATGGCTAAAAAAATCAAACACCCGCTCGTAATCGTTTTATTGAACAACGGCGGGGGTACCATCTTCCGGATGCTTCCGGTTCATCAGATTATGAGTAAGTACACCTCATATTTTGAAACCCCTCAAACCGCGAAAGTTGCCGCGCTGTGCCGGGCTCATAATATTGATCATACCCTCGTTTCGAGACCGGAGCAAATTATTGCTACCTTTGAGCGGCTGATTCAACGAAATGGCGTTCATGTCATGGAATGCATGACCGGAGCCGATGAGTCGATGGAACAGCGACACGCACTTTGGAATTTCGATATTAAAAAAGACACATGA
- a CDS encoding isochorismate synthase — translation MDSQNPALQDVKECFRQQVSKLDLFEAIDFISENRKQYQYLSFSIQIPSVDALAVLEQYPDKDTFQYYWEKPSAEFSIAAAGSLARIQTTGQQRFRNASDLGKELLNTVHHITNLKHHLASVHLLGGFSFFDHNIGKQWREFGAGSFSLPEWVLVREGKFTVLTVTKKIESTASETDIYNSFVDTFDRLDRICDAGTYHIESKKTFTSEINTPDTDSDDYRKWVDSVENATDLIKSGEFKKIVLARELNVNLREPVSDTRLLNHLRNQYPDCYSFLISQNGESSFIGSTPERLASFHDREVLTEGLAGSISRGKTASEDAVLEYELLHSQKDLSEHAFVLDAIEENLQRFSDVFEHPITPGVKKLSNVQHLYTPVHARIKEGVSRTEVLSRLHPTPAVGGYPRETAMPYISKLEHFDRGWYAAPVGWINANGEGEFVVAIRSGLIKSNEVRFFAGCGIVEDSNPQKEWDETNLKFIPMLTALEHARK, via the coding sequence ATGGATTCACAGAATCCTGCCTTACAAGATGTGAAAGAATGCTTCAGGCAACAGGTGTCAAAGCTTGACCTCTTCGAGGCTATAGATTTTATTTCTGAAAACCGGAAGCAATATCAATATCTGTCCTTTTCGATTCAGATTCCTTCCGTAGATGCGCTCGCCGTTTTGGAGCAATATCCTGATAAAGATACTTTTCAATATTATTGGGAAAAGCCTTCGGCTGAGTTTTCTATTGCCGCGGCCGGTTCTTTGGCCCGTATTCAAACCACCGGTCAGCAGCGGTTCAGGAATGCTTCCGATTTGGGAAAAGAACTGCTGAATACCGTTCATCACATTACCAACCTTAAGCATCATTTGGCTTCTGTTCACCTGTTGGGTGGTTTTTCATTTTTTGATCACAACATCGGGAAGCAATGGAGAGAATTTGGAGCGGGTTCATTCAGTTTACCCGAATGGGTGTTGGTACGTGAAGGAAAATTCACTGTATTAACCGTAACCAAGAAAATTGAATCGACCGCTTCGGAGACCGATATCTATAACTCGTTTGTCGATACTTTTGACCGTCTTGACCGAATTTGTGACGCCGGCACCTACCATATCGAGTCGAAAAAAACTTTTACCTCTGAAATTAACACTCCTGATACCGATTCAGACGATTATCGCAAATGGGTGGATTCTGTTGAGAACGCCACCGACCTGATTAAATCCGGGGAGTTTAAGAAAATTGTGCTCGCACGTGAGCTGAATGTCAATCTAAGAGAACCGGTATCCGACACCCGCTTGCTCAATCACCTGCGAAACCAGTATCCGGACTGCTACTCCTTTTTAATCAGTCAGAATGGGGAGTCCAGCTTTATAGGAAGCACCCCGGAACGGCTGGCCTCTTTTCACGACCGGGAAGTACTCACCGAGGGACTGGCCGGTAGTATCTCACGGGGCAAAACTGCTTCTGAAGATGCGGTACTTGAATACGAACTTCTGCACAGCCAAAAAGATCTCAGCGAACATGCATTTGTACTGGACGCTATTGAAGAGAACCTGCAGCGCTTTTCGGATGTCTTCGAACACCCGATAACTCCGGGAGTGAAAAAGCTTTCCAATGTACAGCACCTTTACACGCCGGTTCATGCCCGCATTAAAGAAGGCGTTTCAAGAACGGAAGTTCTATCCCGCCTCCATCCCACCCCGGCTGTTGGCGGATACCCGCGGGAAACAGCGATGCCTTACATCAGCAAGCTCGAACATTTTGACCGTGGATGGTACGCTGCTCCGGTTGGCTGGATTAATGCAAACGGCGAGGGAGAGTTTGTGGTGGCAATCCGCAGCGGATTAATTAAATCTAATGAGGTGAGATTTTTTGCAGGATGTGGTATTGTTGAGGACTCAAACCCTCAAAAAGAATGGGATGAAACCAATCTCAAGTTCATCCCCATGCTAACTGCGTTGGAACATGCAAGAAAATGA
- a CDS encoding DUF4290 domain-containing protein: protein MFIHQQKPKDFDCGYNLDLMIAALPRIEDTEERVTYAKRVVGLIKQSHPTWVDDNGKSEAAWNHFFKLAEYEPTEHGIYNPYATGEDDDAQ, encoded by the coding sequence ATGTTTATACACCAACAAAAACCCAAAGACTTTGACTGCGGCTACAATTTAGATTTAATGATTGCTGCCCTTCCCCGAATAGAAGACACCGAAGAGCGCGTTACCTATGCCAAGCGTGTAGTTGGGCTCATTAAGCAAAGTCACCCAACCTGGGTTGATGATAACGGAAAAAGCGAAGCCGCCTGGAATCATTTCTTTAAGCTTGCCGAGTATGAGCCCACCGAGCACGGGATCTATAATCCCTACGCTACCGGCGAAGATGATGATGCGCAATAA